The following DNA comes from Chloroflexota bacterium.
TTGATGAAGGTGTGGCCTTCCTTTTCCGACCAGAGCATGACGTCGAAGATGTTCAGGGCGTCGCCGAGGATGGCTTCCACCATGGAATGGTGGTCGGCCTCTGTCTGCTTGGCGAGGGCGGCGATGACGCCGGCGCAGGACTTGCCGCGGCCGTCGATGACGACCCAGCCGGCGCCCTGCGTGACGACCGGCGCGTGTCCGTTGCCGGGCACATACAGGTCCGGGCGGACGTTGATTGCGCCCGTCTTGCGCAGGTCGACCTGGCGCTTGAACTCGGCGACGGACTCCCATGCGACGGCGCGGCCGCGGTCGCCGCTGGCGCACACTGCGCCGCGCACGCCAACGATGTCGGGGTTGACGCGGGCCAGCTCGTCAAGGTCGTCCATCTTCAGGTGGCCGGAGAGGGCCGTGCTCATGCCGAGCTTCTTGCCCTCCAGCACGATGTCGCGGAGCTCCTCCTCGCTCAGGAAGTCGAAGAGGTTGCGGCCGTCCTTGATGAGCGTGTCGATGAGGAAGCCGTCGCACTCGCCGTCCTTGGCGAGCTGCACCATCAGGTGGGGGTCAAGTCCGCCCTCGTAGAGGAGGTTGTCGGCGAAGAGGGAGCCGACGAGCTTGGTGTTGTAGCCCTCCATCGCGCGGCGGGACTCTCGGAGCACCTCGACGGCCACGTCATAGTCGGCCTGCATGAAGCCGACCTTCACGGAGGTGGCGTCCATGACGGCGGCGGCGTAGGCGGCCATTGCGACGGTGCCGGCCTGGTTGGGGACGACGCCGAGGGTCACGCTGACGTGGTTCTCCGGCTGGATCATCGCGCGCACCTGGCGGACGGTGTTCGGGTGGCCGGAGCCGACGAGCGCCTCCTGCAGGTTCTTCACGTCCACGACATCGGCGCCGCCACGCTCGGCCTCGAGGGCCTCGGCGACGTCCTGGACGCTGACCATGAGCAGCATGCCGGTGGCGAAGAAGGGGCTGTTGTTGCCGGTGAGCCACGCGGCCCTCGGCTGCACGGAGACTGCGGGCTGCGGGGGCCTCGGCTTGAGGGGCTCGAGCTCGGACTTGAGCTGGGCCTTCTCGGAGGCGGTGAGCTGCGGCAGGGGCTGGCGGGTCGGGCCGCCGGCCATGCCCATGAGCTCGCCCCAGTACTTGACCATCGCGACGGGGAGCGCGCCGCCGTTCTTGTCCATGGTGCGCGTCCACCAGGTGTCGTTCAGCTCCTTGAGGCGGCGGAGGTGCTTCTCGTAGAAGGCGTCATCGTAGTCGCCGACGGACGCTTTCTCGATGAACTGGACGTAGTAGTTGCACTCCGGCGTGTCGAAGCGCCAGTCGGAGGTGTTGGCGAACATGACCTGCTGCTGGAAGCCTAGATCCTGCGCGAAGGGGTAGATCCACTCGTCGGGCGTGCTGATGACGTAGTCCTTGCCG
Coding sequences within:
- a CDS encoding dihydrodipicolinate synthase family protein, yielding MAHYKAHEAQDWAWETLKGQWSTLITPFTDDGDLDEDGLRRNVRHVRSLGTRGAGCTWGMGEFWSLTHDERVRVMDIVAEEAAGRWPVGAHVTHTSAREPLDLARHAEDAGFDLLIVAAPYMEAKTEDQVIDYVKTLSDNTNLGIMFYNSPQFGIVMSPQGLRRICELQQVVGVKEASFNQQLSIETHLSLGKDYVISTPDEWIYPFAQDLGFQQQVMFANTSDWRFDTPECNYYVQFIEKASVGDYDDAFYEKHLRRLKELNDTWWTRTMDKNGGALPVAMVKYWGELMGMAGGPTRQPLPQLTASEKAQLKSELEPLKPRPPQPAVSVQPRAAWLTGNNSPFFATGMLLMVSVQDVAEALEAERGGADVVDVKNLQEALVGSGHPNTVRQVRAMIQPENHVSVTLGVVPNQAGTVAMAAYAAAVMDATSVKVGFMQADYDVAVEVLRESRRAMEGYNTKLVGSLFADNLLYEGGLDPHLMVQLAKDGECDGFLIDTLIKDGRNLFDFLSEEELRDIVLEGKKLGMSTALSGHLKMDDLDELARVNPDIVGVRGAVCASGDRGRAVAWESVAEFKRQVDLRKTGAINVRPDLYVPGNGHAPVVTQGAGWVVIDGRGKSCAGVIAALAKQTEADHHSMVEAILGDALNIFDVMLWSEKEGHTFINRRDEGDGTVRVLIQPKA